In Erigeron canadensis isolate Cc75 chromosome 7, C_canadensis_v1, whole genome shotgun sequence, one DNA window encodes the following:
- the LOC122607065 gene encoding tryptophan N-monooxygenase 1-like: protein MAKMISEPLILNRTIKEIDDIFGCNRLVEESFVPELNYLKACIKESFRLHPFLAFNVPHVSLKDTIVAGYFVPKGSHVLLSRLGLGRNPNVWKDPMRFNPDRHLVNIGKEVVLSDHDLRILSLIGTGKRGCLGVILGSTITTMLIARMIQGFAWETPHNEPKIKLVESHDNLHLAKPLVVVYALCYLE from the coding sequence ATGGCAAAAATGATTAGCGAACCTTTAATCCTAAACCGAACAATCAAGGAGATAGATGACATTTTTGGTTGTAACCGACTTGTTGAGGAGTCATTTGTTCCAGAACTCAATTACCTAAAAGCATGCATTAAGGAGTCTTTCAGGCTACATCCTTTTTTAGCCTTCAACGTTCCCCACGTTTCACTCAAGGATACTATTGTGGCGGGTTACTTTGTACCCAAGGGTAGCCATGTGCTACTTAGTAGGCTTGGGTTGGGAAGGAATCCGAATGTGTGGAAAGATCCAATGCGATTCAATCCAGATCGACATCTAGTCAACATTGGAAAAGAAGTGGTTCTTTCGGATCATGACTTGAGGATACTGTCATTGATTGGCACAGGGAAACGTGGTTGTCTTGGAGTTATTTTGGGATCAACCATTACTACAATGTTGATAGCTAGAATGATTCAAGGATTTGCATGGGAAACGCCACACAATGAGCCAAAGATTAAGCTTGTTGAGAGTCATGATAATCTTCACCTGGCTAAGCCACTTGTAGTAGTTTATGCATTATGTTATCTAGAATAA